In Phreatobacter stygius, a genomic segment contains:
- a CDS encoding TAXI family TRAP transporter solute-binding subunit — protein sequence MLKRIIAGFALAAVVATGAMVAQASAQTIEWRGGSIGGGWYTIVSGAAKLLEDKVPGLTVKAVPGGGAANPVAVQQGQAQLALSIDIFAAMAAGATGTYQGRPAADKLRMIGQSFGDTPYHFIRASGQTMDMATLFREGRNIRFGGANNGATDEIALRWLLAHYGHTYDSLRARGWRFTLAAYADVAAAYRDNQIDYAFFALGLPGSAVIDMATGRDGELLDIPQDVLDGFKQRYGMGSGVIPGGTYPRFHGTRDVRTLVMATTLVTSSDVAEDVVYRITKAICENVADLPRIHGSLKDYRCETAVLSRPVPVHPGALRYYRERGIAQN from the coding sequence ATGTTGAAGCGGATCATCGCGGGCTTCGCGCTCGCCGCCGTGGTTGCGACCGGAGCCATGGTTGCGCAAGCCTCGGCCCAGACCATCGAATGGCGCGGCGGATCGATTGGCGGCGGCTGGTACACGATTGTCTCGGGTGCGGCGAAGCTGCTCGAGGACAAGGTTCCGGGCCTGACCGTCAAGGCGGTGCCGGGCGGCGGCGCGGCGAACCCGGTGGCGGTGCAGCAGGGGCAGGCCCAGCTCGCCTTGTCGATCGACATCTTCGCGGCCATGGCGGCTGGTGCGACGGGCACCTATCAGGGGCGCCCGGCGGCCGACAAGCTCCGGATGATCGGCCAGTCCTTCGGCGACACGCCCTATCATTTCATCCGGGCGTCGGGCCAGACCATGGACATGGCGACGCTGTTCCGCGAGGGCCGCAACATCCGCTTCGGCGGGGCCAACAATGGCGCGACCGACGAGATCGCCCTGCGCTGGCTGCTGGCCCATTATGGCCACACCTATGACAGCCTCAGGGCGCGAGGCTGGCGGTTCACGCTGGCGGCCTATGCCGATGTCGCCGCCGCCTATCGCGACAACCAGATCGACTACGCCTTTTTTGCGCTGGGATTGCCGGGTTCGGCCGTCATCGACATGGCGACCGGGCGCGACGGCGAGCTCCTCGACATCCCGCAGGACGTGCTCGACGGCTTCAAACAGCGCTACGGCATGGGTTCTGGCGTTATTCCGGGCGGCACCTATCCGCGTTTCCACGGGACGCGGGACGTCCGCACCCTGGTCATGGCGACGACATTGGTGACGTCGAGCGATGTGGCCGAGGATGTCGTCTATCGCATCACCAAGGCGATCTGCGAAAATGTCGCGGACCTGCCGCGGATCCACGGTTCGCTCAAGGACTATCGCTGCGAGACCGCGGTGTTGAGCCGGCCGGTGCCGGTTCATCCCGGCGCCTTGCGCTATTATCGCGAGCGGGGCATCGCCCAGAACTGA
- a CDS encoding NAD(P)/FAD-dependent oxidoreductase, with product MSQLPVDVAVVGGGMVGMATALACLERGLTVVVVDPGVIREAASYGNAGVISRGSLFPVAGPGVLGKLPRYALNRDPAIRIDYRSLAAVAPWLLGFVRRCNEASWRAAAAALDPLCAASYDEHWRIAGEIGARSLIERRGWLKLYRSDQAFAGSALEREILAQHKVEAEVIDGPELIQFEPALKRRFAKGLWHKTTGSVRDPGGLVLTYAEAVRARGGQFRQAKAAVITEDGEGALVRLEGGGDVRARTVVLAAGAAAESLTRTMGYRLPLAAERGYHRHFADAGEHKLSRPIYDTGGAYVVAPMNIGLRLLSGVELARRDAPLNPAQLREVEPEARATLSIGEPVEPMPWGGARPSTPDGLPVIGRAPRHGHVVFAFGHGHIGLSTGPVTGKLVAELITGQVPSVPLAPFAAERF from the coding sequence GTGAGCCAGCTCCCGGTCGATGTCGCTGTCGTCGGCGGCGGCATGGTCGGCATGGCGACCGCTCTGGCTTGCCTGGAGCGGGGACTGACGGTCGTTGTGGTCGATCCTGGCGTGATCCGCGAGGCCGCCAGCTATGGCAATGCCGGGGTCATTTCGCGCGGCTCGCTGTTTCCGGTGGCGGGGCCTGGCGTGCTCGGCAAACTGCCGCGCTATGCGCTCAACCGCGATCCGGCGATCCGCATCGACTACCGGTCGCTTGCCGCGGTCGCGCCCTGGCTCCTCGGCTTCGTCAGACGCTGCAACGAGGCGTCCTGGCGCGCTGCCGCGGCAGCGCTCGATCCGCTCTGCGCGGCGTCTTACGACGAGCATTGGCGGATCGCCGGCGAGATCGGCGCCCGCTCACTGATCGAGCGGCGCGGCTGGCTGAAGCTCTATCGCAGCGATCAGGCCTTTGCCGGGTCGGCGCTCGAGCGGGAGATCCTCGCCCAGCACAAGGTCGAGGCCGAGGTCATCGACGGACCCGAACTCATTCAGTTCGAACCGGCGCTCAAGCGTCGTTTCGCCAAGGGGCTGTGGCACAAGACCACCGGCTCGGTGCGCGATCCCGGCGGACTGGTGCTGACCTATGCCGAGGCGGTCCGGGCGCGCGGCGGCCAGTTCCGGCAAGCCAAGGCCGCGGTCATCACCGAGGACGGCGAGGGCGCCCTGGTCCGGCTCGAGGGCGGCGGCGATGTGCGCGCGCGAACCGTGGTGCTGGCGGCAGGCGCCGCGGCCGAGAGCCTGACCAGGACCATGGGCTATCGCCTGCCGCTGGCCGCCGAGCGCGGCTATCACCGTCATTTCGCCGATGCCGGCGAGCACAAGCTGTCACGGCCGATCTACGACACGGGCGGGGCTTATGTCGTCGCGCCGATGAACATCGGCTTGCGGCTGCTCTCCGGCGTCGAACTCGCCAGGCGCGATGCCCCGCTCAATCCGGCCCAGCTGAGGGAGGTCGAGCCCGAGGCGCGGGCTACCCTGTCGATCGGCGAGCCGGTCGAGCCGATGCCCTGGGGTGGAGCGCGGCCATCGACCCCGGACGGGCTGCCGGTGATCGGCCGGGCGCCGCGCCACGGCCATGTCGTCTTTGCCTTCGGCCATGGTCATATCGGCCTGTCGACCGGACCGGTCACCGGCAAGCTGGTGGCCGAACTGATCACTGGCCAAGTGCCCTCGGTGCCGCTCGCGCCGTTCGCCGCGGAACGGTTCTGA
- a CDS encoding M20 family metallopeptidase gives MTRAAAVTAAEKTFDDGRLKAIFARRIAIPTESQNPDRAADLARYLTDEMQPSLEALGFTCKILTHPKAKGPFLLAERIEDPALVTVLGYGHGDVIRGLEGQWQEGRDPWTLDDTGTRWYGRGVVDNKGQHTINIEALRCVLETRGKLGFNVRYLIEMGEEVGSAGLHDLAREHRDLFRADLLIGSDGPRMTAERPTLCLGARGGYRIDLTINAREGGHHSGNWGGLLSNPAVRLAHAISTIIGPTGQVLVHELLPDELPASVKRALADIEPASIPGGPQIEPWWGEAGFTPAEKVYGWNTFEVLAFGAGDIANPQNAVPPAAKAACQIRTVVGSNPDGFIPAIKRHLVRHGFPDVEVTSGRDAAFKATRTDPDHPWVQWVAASIAQTTGKKPAVIPNAGGSLPNDVFAEILGMPTIWVPHSYPGCSQHAPNEHVPSALVREAISLMAGLYWDLGEGTHPKVAR, from the coding sequence ATGACCCGCGCTGCTGCCGTAACCGCCGCTGAAAAGACCTTCGACGATGGCCGCCTCAAGGCCATCTTCGCCCGCCGCATCGCCATTCCAACCGAAAGCCAAAACCCTGATCGCGCCGCCGATCTGGCGCGCTACCTGACCGACGAGATGCAGCCCTCGCTCGAGGCGCTCGGCTTCACCTGCAAGATCCTCACCCACCCCAAGGCCAAGGGGCCGTTCCTGCTGGCCGAGCGGATCGAGGATCCGGCGCTGGTCACGGTTCTCGGCTATGGCCATGGCGATGTCATCCGTGGCCTCGAGGGCCAGTGGCAGGAGGGTCGCGATCCCTGGACGCTGGATGATACCGGCACGCGCTGGTACGGCCGCGGCGTGGTCGACAACAAGGGCCAGCACACGATCAATATCGAGGCGCTGCGCTGCGTCCTGGAAACCCGCGGCAAGCTCGGCTTCAACGTGCGCTATCTCATCGAGATGGGCGAAGAGGTCGGCTCGGCCGGCCTGCACGATCTCGCCCGCGAGCACCGCGACCTGTTCAGGGCCGACCTGCTGATCGGCTCGGACGGGCCGCGCATGACCGCGGAGCGGCCGACGCTCTGCCTCGGCGCGCGCGGCGGCTATCGCATCGACCTGACCATCAATGCGCGTGAGGGCGGCCACCATTCCGGCAATTGGGGCGGGCTCCTGTCGAACCCGGCGGTGCGCCTGGCCCATGCGATCTCGACCATTATCGGGCCGACCGGCCAGGTGCTGGTGCACGAGCTGCTGCCGGACGAGTTGCCGGCATCGGTCAAGCGGGCGCTCGCCGACATCGAGCCGGCAAGCATTCCCGGCGGACCGCAGATCGAACCCTGGTGGGGCGAGGCGGGCTTCACGCCGGCCGAGAAGGTCTATGGCTGGAACACCTTCGAGGTGCTGGCCTTCGGCGCCGGCGATATCGCCAATCCGCAGAACGCCGTGCCGCCGGCCGCCAAGGCCGCCTGCCAGATCCGCACCGTGGTGGGCTCGAATCCGGATGGCTTCATACCGGCGATCAAGCGTCATCTCGTGCGCCACGGTTTTCCGGATGTCGAGGTGACGAGCGGCCGCGATGCCGCGTTCAAGGCGACGCGCACCGATCCCGACCACCCCTGGGTGCAATGGGTGGCAGCCTCGATCGCCCAGACGACCGGCAAGAAGCCGGCGGTCATTCCCAATGCCGGCGGCTCGCTGCCCAACGATGTCTTCGCCGAGATCCTGGGCATGCCGACCATCTGGGTCCCGCATTCCTATCCGGGCTGTTCGCAGCATGCGCCGAACGAGCACGTGCCCTCGGCGCTGGTGCGCGAGGCGATCAGCCTCATGGCGGGGCTCTATTGGGACCTTGGCGAGGGCACCCATCCCAAGGTCGCCAGGTGA
- a CDS encoding MBL fold metallo-hydrolase, whose translation MRILRWLAGIVLALVLIAGGAVVYVLNDMPDPRQFSMLFQRGGPVLQPGIRVTFLGVSTLLIDDGETAIMTDGFFTRPGGREVFLGKVEPDRAIIAKSLQRAGVARLAAVIPVHSHYDHAMDAPEVARLTGALLVGSESTANIGRGWGLPESQIKLAADGDTLRFGRFRVRFIAGRHAPTPFTGGEIRQPLTPPARASAYLEGTSYALLIDHGERTLLVNASAGFVPGMLRGRRADVVFLGVGTLGRPSQDYLARYWDETVAMTGARRIVPIHWDNFFLPLDQPLEPVPRHLGGFDVVMAFLRQRSQAAGIDLKLMEAWTTTDPFADLPPARAAQGEGR comes from the coding sequence TTGCGGATCCTGCGGTGGCTCGCCGGCATCGTCCTGGCGCTGGTCCTGATCGCCGGTGGCGCGGTGGTCTATGTGCTGAACGACATGCCGGATCCAAGGCAGTTCAGCATGCTGTTCCAGCGCGGCGGCCCGGTGCTCCAGCCGGGCATCCGTGTCACCTTTCTCGGCGTCTCGACCCTGCTGATCGATGATGGCGAGACCGCCATCATGACCGATGGCTTCTTCACGAGACCAGGCGGCCGGGAGGTGTTTCTCGGCAAGGTCGAACCGGATCGCGCGATCATCGCGAAAAGCCTGCAACGGGCAGGTGTTGCCAGGCTCGCGGCGGTCATTCCGGTCCATTCCCACTACGACCACGCGATGGATGCGCCCGAGGTCGCGCGCTTGACCGGAGCCCTGCTGGTCGGTTCGGAATCAACCGCCAATATCGGTCGCGGCTGGGGCCTGCCGGAGAGCCAGATCAAGCTGGCCGCCGACGGCGACACCTTGCGTTTCGGACGCTTCCGCGTGCGCTTCATCGCCGGGCGGCACGCGCCGACGCCGTTCACCGGCGGCGAGATCCGCCAGCCCCTGACGCCGCCCGCGCGGGCCAGCGCCTATCTCGAAGGGACCAGCTATGCCTTGCTGATCGACCATGGCGAGCGGACGCTGCTGGTCAATGCCAGCGCGGGTTTTGTGCCGGGCATGCTGCGCGGCCGGCGGGCGGACGTCGTGTTCCTGGGTGTCGGCACGCTCGGCCGGCCGAGCCAGGACTATCTCGCGCGCTACTGGGACGAGACGGTCGCGATGACCGGCGCACGCCGGATCGTTCCGATCCACTGGGACAATTTCTTCCTGCCGCTGGACCAGCCGCTCGAACCGGTGCCGCGCCACCTCGGCGGCTTCGACGTCGTCATGGCTTTCCTGCGGCAGCGCAGCCAGGCCGCCGGCATCGACCTCAAGCTGATGGAGGCCTGGACCACCACCGATCCGTTCGCCGACCTGCCGCCGGCGCGCGCCGCGCAGGGAGAGGGACGGTAG
- a CDS encoding ABC transporter ATP-binding protein gives MSTLLTISNVSRTFQVSQGLFARKKTLHAVNGIDLTVEKGEVLGIVGESGCGKSTLAKMVLGLLPATSGDIALEGADMRGLDRKAVARRIQPVFQDPYSSLNPRKTIASIVAFPLLVHGFGNGEARRDKALAILDKVGLPKRFADRYPNQLSGGQRQRVAIARALVMEPELVVCDEPTSALDVSVQSQILNLLMDLRRDLGLTYVFISHNLAVVEHIATRVAVMYLGRVVELADTATLFKAPRHPYTKALLQSVLTPEPGRGIPETGLGLAFPDPLNPPAGCAFHPRCPNAFATCRTVTPRTVKDPAGLVACHLHDPQIAQAAAA, from the coding sequence ATGAGCACGCTTCTGACCATTTCCAACGTCTCGCGCACCTTCCAGGTCAGCCAGGGGCTGTTCGCCAGGAAAAAGACGCTGCATGCGGTCAACGGCATCGACCTGACGGTCGAGAAGGGCGAGGTGCTCGGCATCGTCGGCGAGAGCGGCTGCGGCAAGTCGACCCTTGCCAAGATGGTGCTCGGCCTGCTGCCGGCGACCTCGGGCGACATCGCGCTCGAAGGCGCCGACATGCGCGGGCTTGACCGCAAGGCGGTGGCGCGGCGCATCCAGCCGGTGTTCCAGGATCCCTATTCGTCGCTCAATCCGCGCAAGACCATCGCTTCCATCGTCGCCTTCCCGCTTTTGGTGCACGGTTTCGGCAATGGCGAGGCGCGGCGCGACAAGGCGCTGGCCATTCTCGACAAGGTCGGCCTGCCCAAGCGTTTCGCCGACCGCTACCCCAATCAGCTGTCCGGCGGCCAGCGCCAGCGCGTGGCGATCGCGCGCGCCCTGGTCATGGAGCCGGAGCTGGTGGTCTGCGACGAACCGACCTCCGCGCTCGACGTTTCCGTGCAGTCGCAGATCCTCAATCTCCTGATGGATCTCAGGCGCGACCTCGGCCTGACCTATGTGTTCATCTCGCACAACCTGGCTGTCGTCGAGCACATCGCGACGCGTGTCGCGGTGATGTATCTCGGCCGGGTGGTCGAGCTCGCCGACACCGCGACCCTGTTCAAGGCGCCACGTCATCCCTACACCAAGGCGCTGCTGCAATCGGTGCTGACGCCGGAACCCGGCCGCGGCATTCCCGAGACCGGCCTTGGCCTGGCCTTTCCCGATCCGCTCAATCCGCCGGCAGGCTGCGCCTTCCATCCGCGTTGCCCGAACGCTTTCGCGACCTGCCGGACGGTGACGCCACGGACGGTGAAGGACCCGGCAGGCCTGGTCGCCTGCCATCTCCACGATCCCCAGATCGCGCAGGCCGCCGCGGCTTGA
- a CDS encoding ABC transporter ATP-binding protein, whose protein sequence is MSTVLDVKDLKVDLAVAAGTLHAVRGVSFSIARGETLCLVGESGCGKSMTALSVMDLLPPRASRQASRLSLAGEDLVAAGPQRWNALRGDRMGMIFQEPMTALNPAYSIGDQLMEHHRLHKGSSGAQARERAVFLLEKVGIANASQRLGQYPHQLSGGLRQRVMIAMALMCGPDLIVADEPTTALDVTIQAQILRLLMDLQKEFGIALLLITHDLGVVARMAHRVAVMYAGEIVESGTAEEVFNAPKHPYTLGLMECIPVPGRTLPGDRLGSIPGVVPSLVGDIAGCAFRTRCKLAEAACAEAVPMHSAGDHVWSCLKVAA, encoded by the coding sequence GTGAGCACCGTCCTCGACGTCAAGGACCTGAAGGTCGACCTGGCGGTCGCCGCCGGCACGCTGCACGCCGTGCGCGGCGTCTCATTCTCGATCGCGCGCGGCGAGACGCTGTGCCTGGTCGGCGAGAGTGGCTGCGGCAAGTCGATGACCGCGCTGTCGGTGATGGACCTGCTGCCGCCGCGCGCCAGTCGCCAGGCGAGCCGCCTGTCGCTTGCCGGCGAAGACCTGGTCGCCGCCGGGCCGCAGCGCTGGAACGCGCTGCGCGGCGACCGGATGGGCATGATCTTCCAGGAGCCGATGACGGCGCTCAACCCGGCCTATTCGATCGGCGACCAGCTGATGGAACATCACCGGCTGCACAAGGGCTCGAGCGGCGCCCAAGCCCGCGAGCGGGCGGTGTTCCTGCTCGAAAAGGTCGGCATCGCCAATGCCAGCCAGCGGCTCGGCCAATATCCGCATCAGCTGTCCGGCGGCCTGCGCCAGCGCGTGATGATCGCCATGGCGCTGATGTGCGGCCCGGACCTGATCGTCGCCGACGAGCCGACCACCGCGCTCGACGTGACCATCCAGGCGCAGATTCTCCGCTTGCTGATGGACCTGCAGAAGGAGTTCGGCATCGCGCTCCTGCTGATCACCCACGACCTTGGCGTGGTCGCCCGCATGGCCCACCGGGTGGCGGTCATGTATGCCGGCGAGATCGTCGAGAGCGGCACCGCGGAAGAGGTGTTCAACGCACCGAAACATCCCTACACGCTCGGCCTGATGGAATGTATCCCGGTGCCCGGGCGAACCTTGCCGGGCGACCGGCTCGGCTCGATCCCGGGGGTCGTGCCGTCGCTGGTCGGCGATATCGCCGGCTGCGCCTTCCGCACCCGCTGCAAGCTCGCCGAAGCGGCCTGCGCCGAGGCGGTCCCGATGCACAGCGCCGGCGACCACGTCTGGTCCTGCCTGAAGGTGGCGGCATGA
- a CDS encoding ABC transporter permease: MTDTTQANVFDVKEPSGAVRLWRRVKGHKGLLFGSGLFLVILMMALTAPLAAPHDPYAQDLMNRLVPPIWYERGTWAHPLGTDNLGRDYLSRLLYGAQISLLIGFAVMMISGTIGTSLGLSAGYFGGRVDMAITFLITTRLALPVVLVALAVVAMVGGTLGIVIAVLGFLKWDRFAVVMRSATQQVRSLDYVAAAEAAGASKARIIFGEILPNVAPQLIVVATVEAASAILLEAALSFLGLGVQPPLPSWGLMISEAKNFMFFSFWLIAIPGSALALLVLAINMMGDGLRDVTAPEGRS, encoded by the coding sequence ATGACGGATACGACCCAAGCCAATGTGTTCGACGTCAAGGAGCCGTCCGGGGCCGTCCGCCTGTGGCGGCGGGTCAAGGGCCACAAGGGCCTCCTGTTCGGTTCCGGCCTGTTCCTGGTGATCCTGATGATGGCGCTGACCGCGCCGCTGGCGGCACCGCACGATCCCTATGCCCAGGACCTGATGAACCGGCTGGTGCCGCCGATCTGGTACGAGCGCGGCACCTGGGCGCATCCGCTCGGCACCGACAATCTCGGCCGGGACTATCTCTCGCGGCTGCTCTACGGCGCCCAGATTTCGCTCTTGATCGGCTTTGCCGTGATGATGATTTCCGGCACCATCGGCACGTCGCTCGGCCTGTCGGCCGGCTATTTCGGCGGCCGCGTCGACATGGCCATCACCTTCCTGATCACCACGCGCCTGGCGCTGCCGGTGGTGCTGGTGGCGCTCGCGGTCGTCGCCATGGTCGGCGGCACGCTCGGCATCGTCATCGCCGTGCTCGGCTTCCTCAAATGGGATCGCTTCGCCGTGGTCATGCGCTCGGCGACCCAGCAGGTCCGTTCGCTCGACTATGTCGCCGCGGCCGAGGCTGCCGGCGCCTCCAAGGCACGCATCATCTTCGGCGAGATCCTGCCTAATGTCGCGCCCCAGCTGATCGTGGTGGCAACCGTCGAGGCGGCCAGCGCCATCCTGCTCGAAGCTGCCCTGTCGTTCCTGGGTCTCGGCGTGCAGCCGCCCCTGCCGTCCTGGGGCCTGATGATCTCCGAGGCCAAAAATTTCATGTTCTTCTCGTTCTGGCTGATCGCCATTCCCGGCAGCGCGCTGGCGCTCCTTGTGCTCGCCATCAACATGATGGGCGATGGCTTGCGTGACGTGACCGCGCCGGAGGGCCGCTCGTGA
- a CDS encoding ABC transporter permease, with protein sequence MLIYTLKRLGLAALVAFAVSALAFLLLRLSGDVAIAIAGEGARAEDIAMIRQQYGLDRPLLLQYLEWLGRTVTGDLGQSLYFKSPVVNLIGEKIGTTLILGLLSIGFALVVSIPLGVMAAIWQNSWVDRLCLAVAVVGQALPNFFFALCLIMVFAIGLRWLPVSGADGWENFVMPTIALGYYVTPPFMRLVRAGMIDVLASDYVRTARAKGLPSSTVVIKHALRNALVPVVALTAVQMGFLLGGSIVVETVFALDGLGYLAYQAISQKDFPVIQAVLMLLSVGYVGLTLAADLVNAWLDPRIRVA encoded by the coding sequence ATGTTGATCTACACGTTGAAGCGTTTGGGGCTCGCCGCGCTGGTCGCGTTTGCGGTCTCGGCGCTCGCCTTCCTCTTGCTGCGGCTGTCGGGCGACGTCGCCATCGCGATCGCCGGCGAAGGCGCGCGCGCCGAGGACATTGCCATGATCCGCCAGCAATATGGCCTCGACCGGCCTTTGCTGCTGCAATATCTCGAATGGCTCGGCCGCACGGTGACCGGCGATCTCGGCCAATCGCTCTATTTCAAGTCGCCGGTGGTCAACCTGATCGGCGAGAAGATCGGCACGACCCTCATTCTCGGCCTGCTGTCGATCGGTTTCGCGCTGGTCGTCTCGATCCCGCTCGGGGTGATGGCGGCGATCTGGCAGAATTCCTGGGTCGACCGGCTCTGCCTCGCGGTTGCCGTGGTCGGCCAGGCCCTGCCGAACTTCTTCTTCGCGCTGTGCCTGATCATGGTCTTTGCCATTGGCCTGCGCTGGCTGCCGGTCTCCGGTGCCGACGGCTGGGAAAACTTCGTCATGCCGACCATCGCGCTCGGTTATTACGTGACGCCGCCGTTCATGCGGCTGGTGCGCGCCGGCATGATCGACGTGCTCGCCTCCGACTATGTGCGCACGGCCCGCGCCAAGGGCCTGCCGTCGTCGACCGTGGTGATCAAACACGCGCTGCGCAATGCGCTGGTGCCGGTGGTGGCGCTGACCGCGGTGCAGATGGGCTTCCTGCTCGGCGGCTCGATCGTGGTCGAAACCGTATTTGCCCTCGATGGGCTCGGCTATCTCGCCTATCAGGCGATCAGCCAGAAGGATTTTCCGGTGATCCAGGCGGTGCTGATGCTGTTGTCGGTCGGTTATGTCGGGCTGACGCTCGCCGCCGACCTGGTCAATGCCTGGCTCGATCCGCGCATCAGGGTGGCATGA
- a CDS encoding ABC transporter substrate-binding protein produces MRRFWGLVLGAAVFMGLAMPAEAQKRANTVRFGYDQVPENVDPYYNSVRIGVILGQQVWDTLIFRDPKTNEYRGQLATAWRWIDERTLELDLRQGVKFHNGEEFDADDVVFTLNYVSDPANKSVTQQNVSWIQRVDKIDKFKVRIVTRRPFPAAIEYLAGPIVIHPNEYYAQVGPRGMNEKPIGTGPYRVTEHQIGKQITLRRNPDYFRDSPKPQPTIESVVIRFIPDRQTQVAEMLAGGLDFIMNIAPDQATQMRAVPTLQIVSGETMRIAFLQMATSEQSPTPALRDVRVRRAINHAIDRQTMASQLVGPGSQVLNAICFRTQFGCDDSKATQFAYDPAKARQLLAEAGFPNGFELELHSYRERNQAEAMINYLRAVGIRATLRFGQYATFREQNRANRVGLAHQTWGSFSVNDTSASTSVFYKGVDDDTTRDPELIALLSRGDTVTDPELRKVAYRDALARISEQAFSVPLYSLVTFYAATKDLEFTPYPDEMPRFWEMRWR; encoded by the coding sequence ATGAGGCGTTTTTGGGGGCTGGTGCTTGGCGCGGCCGTTTTCATGGGGCTGGCCATGCCGGCGGAGGCGCAGAAGCGCGCCAATACGGTGCGGTTCGGCTATGATCAGGTGCCGGAGAACGTCGACCCCTATTACAACAGCGTCCGCATCGGCGTGATCCTTGGCCAGCAGGTCTGGGACACCCTGATCTTCCGCGACCCGAAGACCAATGAATATCGCGGCCAGCTCGCCACCGCCTGGCGCTGGATCGACGAACGCACGCTGGAGCTCGACCTGCGCCAGGGCGTGAAGTTCCACAATGGCGAGGAATTCGACGCCGACGACGTGGTGTTCACGCTGAACTACGTGTCCGATCCGGCCAACAAGTCGGTGACCCAGCAGAATGTCAGCTGGATCCAGCGGGTCGACAAGATCGACAAGTTCAAGGTCCGCATCGTCACCCGCCGGCCGTTCCCGGCGGCAATCGAATATCTCGCCGGTCCGATCGTCATCCATCCGAACGAATATTATGCCCAGGTCGGCCCGCGCGGCATGAACGAGAAGCCGATCGGCACCGGCCCCTATCGGGTAACCGAGCACCAGATCGGCAAGCAGATCACGCTCCGGCGCAATCCCGACTATTTCCGTGACAGCCCGAAGCCGCAGCCGACGATCGAGAGCGTGGTCATCCGCTTCATTCCCGACCGCCAGACCCAGGTCGCCGAAATGCTCGCCGGCGGGCTCGACTTCATCATGAACATCGCGCCCGACCAGGCGACGCAGATGCGTGCGGTGCCGACCCTGCAGATCGTCTCGGGCGAGACCATGCGCATTGCCTTCCTGCAGATGGCGACATCCGAGCAGTCGCCAACGCCGGCCTTGCGCGACGTCCGGGTTCGCCGGGCGATCAATCACGCCATCGACCGCCAGACCATGGCGTCGCAACTCGTCGGCCCGGGTTCGCAGGTGCTGAACGCGATCTGCTTCCGCACCCAGTTCGGCTGCGACGACTCGAAGGCGACGCAATTCGCCTATGACCCGGCCAAGGCGCGCCAGCTGCTCGCCGAAGCCGGCTTCCCCAATGGTTTCGAGCTGGAGCTGCACTCCTATCGCGAGCGCAACCAGGCCGAGGCGATGATCAACTACCTGCGTGCGGTCGGCATCCGCGCCACCCTGCGTTTCGGCCAGTATGCGACATTCCGCGAGCAGAACCGCGCCAACCGCGTCGGGCTGGCGCATCAGACCTGGGGTTCGTTCTCGGTCAACGACACCTCGGCGTCGACCTCGGTGTTCTACAAGGGTGTCGACGACGACACGACCCGCGATCCCGAGCTGATCGCGCTCTTGTCGCGCGGCGACACGGTGACCGATCCGGAACTGCGCAAGGTTGCCTATCGCGATGCGCTCGCGCGTATTTCGGAACAGGCTTTTTCGGTGCCGCTCTATTCGCTCGTCACCTTCTACGCGGCGACCAAGGACCTCGAATTCACGCCCTATCCGGACGAGATGCCGCGGTTCTGGGAGATGCGCTGGAGGTAA